One window of the Chitinophaga niabensis genome contains the following:
- a CDS encoding UxaA family hydrolase, with protein sequence MNTYLQIHPKDNVLVALQDLPAGQQIQFNGSTVQLKQNVPAKHKFPLKSLQPGDSVVMYGVLVGKAVSPIQEGEPITVNNVHHDANAFHEKDGNYQWHQPDVSHWKNRTFNGFHRKDGQVGTRNYWLVIPMVFCENRNVGVIKTAFEKGLGFAPTEVYNEQVNDLVRLYKSGDLDAIKNYAPETITHSSNRNPVFQNIDGIKFLIHEGGCGGTRQDSDALCALLAGYIHHPNVAGATILSLGCQHAQVSILQAALKKLDPEFDKPLLVYEQQTSDSEFRMLSNAIKDTFLALVEANKIERKPAPLSKVVIGLECGGSDGFSGISANPAIGHTSDMLIALGGTSILSEFPELCGVEQELINRCEKEETADKFISIMRAYANSAEAVGSGFDMNPSPGNIKDGLITDAIKSAGAAKKGGNSPVTDVLDYTEYVKRPGLNLLCTPGNDVESTSAEVGSGASVVLFTTGLGTPTGNPIAPVVKLATNSRLAKRMPDIIDIDTGSIISGAKSIEAMGEDILEYVVKVASGEIFTKAEILHQDDFIPWKRGVSL encoded by the coding sequence ATGAACACGTATCTTCAGATTCATCCGAAAGACAATGTGCTGGTAGCATTACAAGACTTACCGGCAGGGCAGCAAATACAGTTCAACGGCTCAACAGTACAACTGAAGCAGAACGTTCCCGCTAAACATAAATTCCCTCTGAAAAGCCTGCAGCCCGGAGATTCCGTGGTAATGTACGGCGTTTTAGTTGGTAAAGCTGTATCTCCTATCCAGGAAGGCGAACCCATCACCGTGAACAATGTTCACCATGATGCGAATGCTTTTCATGAAAAGGACGGCAATTACCAATGGCATCAGCCTGATGTTAGTCACTGGAAAAACAGGACCTTTAATGGTTTTCACCGGAAAGACGGGCAGGTAGGTACAAGGAATTACTGGCTCGTAATACCAATGGTATTCTGCGAGAACAGGAATGTTGGCGTTATCAAAACTGCATTCGAAAAGGGGCTTGGTTTTGCTCCTACAGAAGTTTACAATGAGCAGGTGAACGACCTTGTGCGCCTGTACAAAAGCGGCGACCTGGACGCTATTAAGAATTACGCACCGGAAACGATCACGCATTCTTCCAACCGCAACCCGGTATTTCAGAATATTGATGGTATCAAATTCCTCATACATGAAGGAGGTTGTGGCGGTACCCGTCAGGATTCAGATGCACTCTGTGCATTACTGGCAGGATACATCCACCATCCGAATGTGGCAGGCGCTACCATCCTGAGCCTTGGCTGCCAGCATGCGCAGGTTTCTATCCTGCAGGCGGCACTGAAAAAACTGGACCCTGAATTTGATAAACCATTGCTGGTGTATGAACAACAAACCAGTGATTCTGAATTCAGGATGTTATCCAATGCCATCAAGGATACTTTCCTTGCCCTGGTAGAAGCTAACAAAATAGAACGCAAACCCGCACCGCTCTCTAAAGTGGTGATAGGTTTGGAATGTGGTGGTTCAGATGGTTTCTCCGGCATCTCCGCCAATCCCGCCATCGGGCATACTTCAGATATGCTGATCGCACTGGGTGGTACTTCCATTCTTTCCGAGTTCCCTGAACTTTGCGGTGTGGAACAGGAGCTGATCAACCGTTGCGAGAAAGAAGAAACAGCTGATAAGTTTATCTCTATCATGCGCGCTTACGCTAATTCAGCAGAAGCAGTAGGTTCCGGTTTTGATATGAACCCTTCACCCGGTAATATCAAAGACGGGCTTATTACCGATGCTATCAAATCTGCCGGAGCGGCCAAGAAAGGTGGTAACTCTCCTGTAACAGATGTACTGGATTATACGGAATATGTGAAGCGGCCAGGGTTAAACCTGCTCTGCACACCCGGTAACGATGTGGAATCCACTTCAGCAGAAGTTGGTTCAGGTGCCTCAGTAGTATTATTCACCACAGGATTGGGAACACCAACCGGTAACCCGATTGCACCTGTTGTGAAACTGGCTACCAATAGCAGGCTCGCTAAACGTATGCCGGACATCATAGACATAGATACCGGCAGTATTATCAGCGGTGCAAAAAGTATTGAAGCAATGGGAGAAGACATTCTTGAGTATGTGGTGAAAGTAGCGAGCGGAGAGATTTTCACAAAAGCGGAGATCTTACACCAGGATGATTTCATTCCATGG